Genomic DNA from Leptospira venezuelensis:
ACAAGTTACCTAAAAGATATCTGAATGTGTTTCTGATCTTTCTGTAATTGTCTGCGATGATCTTAAGTCCTTCTTTGCCGACTTTTACATCGTCTCTGAAATCCTGAGAGCTAACCCAAAGTCTGAGTATGTCCGCTCCATATACATTGATGATGTCTGTAGTTGGATCTATTCCATTGCCCAAGGACTTGGACATTGCTCTCCCTTGTTCGTCCAAAACATATCCGTGAGTTAGTACGGATTTGTAAGGAGGAATTCCGCGTAGGGCCATAGATGGCCAGAGACTTGATTGGAACCAACCTCTATGTTGGTCTGAACCTTCTAAGTAAAGATCTGCAGGAGGTTCGTTGGCTCTTTCTTTTAAAACCGCAAAGTTAGAAACTCCTGAATCGAACCAAACATCCAAAATATCTTTTCCTTTTCTAAAAGAAGAAGATCCACATTTGGAACATTTAGTATCAGGAGGAAGAAGTGAATCTGCAGGTTCGCTATACCAGATCTCTATTCCTTTGGTTCTTACTAAGTCAGTGAAGAATTTTACGGATTTTGCATCTAAATGAGTTTCATTACAATTTTCGCAAGTGAATGCTGGGATCGGAACTCCCCAGTTTCGTTGTCTGGAAAGACACCAGTCAGGCCTTGTTTCCACCATGGAGCGAATTCTGGTAATTCCCCAGTTAGGGATCCAACTTACTTTATCGATCGCTTCTAAGGATTTTTCTCTGAGCTGTTGGTAATCCATTTGGAAAAACCATTGTGGGGTTGCACGGAAGATCAGAGGTTTTTTACTTCTCCAGCTATGAGGATAGCTATGTTCAAATTCAGAATAATGAAGCAGTAGATTTTTTTGTTTAAGTAGTTCTACGATCTTAGGATTTGCATCCCAGACTTTGATCCCTTTCATCATTGGGAACTCATCTGTATATCTACCGTAATCGTCTACAGGTGAATAAGGTTCTAATCCTGCCGCCAAACCTATTTTATAGTCATCTTGTCCATGACCGGGTGCAGTGTGAACTGCTCCTGTTCCTGCATCCAGAGTCACATGCTCTCCGAAAAGAGGGATAGAGTCTTGGTCTAAGAAAGGATGACGGAATATCATTTTAGAAAGCGATTCCTGAGAAACAGATTCCTTTTTTGTAAGTTGAACTTCGGCTGCTTTTTCGACTGCTTCCTTTAGTCCATCTGCGAGTAGTAACTCTTCTCCACTCGGAGTTGTATAAAATGAATATGCGAACTTAGGATTGAAACTGATTGCCAAGTTTGCAGGAAGAGTCCAAGGAGTAGTAGTCCATATCAGGCAGAATTTCCCGTCCTGCCCTTTGATCGGAAATTTTACATAGATGGATGGAGATTTATGAGGATAATATTCTATCTCTGCTTCTGCGTGAGCTGTCGCAAGTTCTATACACCAATAAACAGGTTTTTTGCCTCTATATACATAACCTTTTTCGAATAGATCTCCAAAAACTTCTACGATCTTTGCCTCGAAATCAGGGCTCATCGTTTTATAGATCTTACCTTCTTCCCAAAAACATAAGAACCTAGAAAGGTCCTGTCCTTGTTTTTGAACGTATTGTTCTGCATAATCTCTACAAAGTTTTCTTAATTCTTCCGGACCGATCTCTTTTGCTTTTTTGCCCAGATTTTTAAGAACTTGGACTTCGATTGGAAGACCATGACAGTCCCAACCAGGGATCATATCTGTTTGGTAGCCCGCGAAAAATTTGGACTTAACAATCATATCCTTTAAGATTTTATTAAGTGCATGCCCAGTATGAAAGTTACCGTTTGCATAAGGAGGTCCGTCATGAAGAATGAACTGAGGCCTATCCTTTCTTTTCTCCTGCATTTTGCGCAGAATCTTTTCGGATTGCCATGTTTTAATCTGATCAGGCTCTCTAGTGGAAAGCCCGGCCTTCATTGGAAAATCCGTTTGAGGGAGTATTACGGTACTTGAATATGGATTCTTCTTATCTTCTTCTTTCATGGATTAAAATTCTATCTTCACTTTAGGGAGAAGTTTTCTTGCGGATTCTATTTGGGAAGGTTTTAAGCCTGTCTCTTTTAGGATCAATAATCTTAATTTAGGATGGCTTGCTAAAAATCCAAAATTTTTGGGAAAAGATGCGATCTTTCTATTTCTTGCCAGATCCAAAACTTCCAATTTTGGAAATCCTATGATGATATCTATATCAGATTCTTTGAATTCTATCTTATTAGAATCTAGATAGATTGCTTCGATGGAAGTTGCGGGTAATTCTGTAGGAATTCCAACAAAGTCGTTATTTCCTGCGAAAAAAAATCTGAGTTTAGAAAGTTTAGAAGCAGATGCTGGAAGTTTTTCTATATCGTTCCCATAAATATTCAAATGTTCTAAATTACTCCAGTCTCCTACATTTTCAGGCAGAGAAGTAAGTTCATTCATTCTGAGATCCAACCATTTCAAGTTTGGGAAATTGAATAATGTTGGAGGGACACTGCCTAATTTGCCAAGACCTAAATCTAATTTTTCTATTGAGGTCGGGTTTTTGGCTGCCTCGTTCAAAATTTCAGAAGCAGGGCGTCTGCAATCGGAAATAATAAACGCTGCGCAAAGGATTAAATAGGCGATACCGATTTTTTGGATGGATCTCATCTGAATATTTCCTCTAAACCGGATTCATAAACCGATTTCAGTTCGTTTGAAGCAAAGGAAATTTCGTATCCTTCTATTTGTAGTTTAGCATCTGACTCTACAGTTCCGATGGAGTGGAAGTCCAAACCTTTGGAAGAAACGAGGGATTTGATACTTTCCTCTTTTCCTTTTTCGTAACCGATCAGGACAGAACCTGAACTTTCTCCAAAAAGAGTAAGATCTTTTCTGGATTGTTTGATCGGGCTTAAGTTCGCTTTGATCCCGAGTCCAGAGAGTATTACAATTTTCGCAAGTGCTACTCCGATCCCTCCCAATGAAAGATCTTTGGCAAATGATAGGCTTCCATTCTTTCTAAGAGAAACTAAAACTTCTAATAATGATTTTTCATCGGAAAGTTCGAACTTAGGGATTTTTCCCTGCACTTTGCCCAAGAAGGCTTTTTGGTATTCACTTCCACCCAAGCTTGGATTAAATTTACCGATTAGCGCTAAACTAAGTCCTGCTTTTTTTGGAGCTCCCCAGACTACTTCCTTCTGATTGTCTAGAATCCCCACCATTCCTATGGTTGGAGTTGGGAAGATCGGTCCCTCAGGTGATTCGTTATAAAAGGAAACGTTTCCTCCTGTCACAGGAAGTCCTAAGAATCTACAAGCATCTCCCATTCCCCGAACACATTCGGAAAACATATAATAGTTTTCTGGAATATAAGGATTTGCAAAGTTTAGGTTATTAGTTACACCTAAAGGTTCTGCACCCGTAACTGCCACGTTTCTTGCAGCTTCACAAACTGCGAGTGCAGCGCCCCAGTATGGATCCAAATAGGTGAATCTGGAATTACAATCTGTTGCAGTAGCCAATGCCATGTCAGTATCAGGAATTGCAGACAGTCCTCCATCTGCACCTGGGCCGATCAGTTTTACTAGGCCAACCTCAGTATCATACTGTTCGATAATTGGTTTTCTAGAAGATATATTCCAAGAATTTAATAGTTTGAGTAGCTTTTGGCCTGCTTCCTTCTCTTGTAAGTCCGGAGAAGAATCAGGGGTCCAGGAAGAAACTTGGTCTAAATATGCAGGACGTTTTGTTTCTCTAACGTATCTAGGAGCGCCTCCACCTAAAACTAAAGTCTCCGCAGGGATCTTAGCTTTAAGATTTCCGTCTTTATAAACTTCTAAAAGACCGGTATCTGTGACTTCTCCGATCTGGACGGCGTTTAGATTCCATTTTTTGAATATAGCAACTAACTCTTCTTCTTTTCCTTTTTCAGGGATTACCAACATTCTTTCTTGGCTTTCGGAGAGCATTGCCTCATAGGCATTCATTCCTGTCTCGCGGAAAGGAACTAGATCAAGGTTGATCTTCATTCCAGATTTTCCTTTTGCACTCATCTCAGAAGTAGCGCAGGAAATTCCCGCAGCACCCATATCTTGGATACCAACTAACAATTTTTTCTGGATTGCTTCTAGAGATGCTTCCATTAGTAGTTTTTCCATAAATGGATCTCCTACTTGGACAGCAGAACGTTTGGACTCTGATTCTTTGGTCAGGTCCTTGGATGCAAAGGATGCTCCGTGGATACCATCTCTACCAGTGGTGGAGCCAACGATGAATACCGCGTTACCCACCTTTCCTCCGGTGGTTGCACTTGCCATTTGATCATGTCTTACGATCCCAACAGTCATTGCGTTCACTAAAGGGTTTTTAGAAAAACATTCGTCGATGAATAACTCTCCGCCTGAGACTGCGATCCCTAAAGAGTTACCGTAATCTCCGATACCTTTAACTGCTCTGGATAATAAGTATTTATTTCTAGGTTCATCAGGGTTCCCGAACCTAAGAGAGTTTAAGGATACAATAGGTCTTGCACCCATTGTAAAAATATCTCTCATGATCCCGCCCACACCTGTGGCGGCACCTTGGTAAGGTTCCACTGCAGTTGGGTGATTATGACTTTCGATTTTGAAAACAACTGCAAGTCCTCGGCCAATGTCCATGGCTCCGGCGTTCTCTTCGCCCGCTTGGGCCAAAAGTTTATCCGACTTTGTCGGAAGAGTTTTTAATTGAAGGATAGAATTTTTATAAGAGCAATGTTCTGACCACATTGCAGAGAAAATACCGAGCTCTGTAGAGTTAGGAACTCTGCCTAGGATTTCCTGGATTTTGCTAAATTCTTCTGAGGTAAGACCGTGTTCGAGAGCGTCTTGGAGGGAGACGGATTCTTTTTCCATTACGGGACCAGTTTTTCTGACTTGGCCCCCACTGAAAACTATTTTAGGGCGGAAATACAGTCCTTATGGTTCAGATATTATGGTAGTTCCTACGGTAATATAAAAGAGGTCTTTTAGAGTCATCGGATAGGGCAAATAATACTCTTCCGATCACTATGGTATGATCTCCTCCATCAACTTGTTTTTCCAGCTCACATTCTATTCTGGATAATGTACCGTTCAAGTAAGGGACTCCGTTATGCCCTAGATCACAGGCTAACTTTTGGATCAGTTCATGTTTGTCTATTTTGCCGGAAGCAAATTGGTTGGAAAGCTCCTGCTGGTCGGAAGATAGAATATTCACTGTGAATAAGCCAGATGCAAGTAATGGATCGTGACTTGCTATATTCTTTTGAAGGTTAAATAGGACCAAAGGTGGATCCAAAGAGAGTGAGCTGAAACTACTAACCGTCAATCCTCCGGCTCTAGTGGTATCTGAAAAAGTCACCACCGTTACTCCGGATGCAAAATGAGAGAGAGAATTTTTAAATTCGTCCGCGCTGAAAGACATAGAATGTAAATAGTTTTAGAAAGAGTATTTGTAAAGTGGGAATTCTGAAAAAAAAATCAGGTTTTATTGGCTGAAACCGACCTCAAGTATAATAGAATATTCGGAGAATTTATGAGCATACAAGGGATCCAAGGATTATCTGAAGCAGAGATACGTTCGGAGGTGCAAAAGGGTGGAAAGTTTGTATATTATCTTTATACATTTTCTATTTTGATAATGACTTTTAAAAATCCTTCCAAGGTGTATTTTATTCGCCCGAGGGAAAATTCGGTTTTTAAAGGATTGGGGTTCACCATCCTTACTTTGTTTTTCGGCTGGTGGGGATTTCCTTGGGGACCGATCTACAGTGTCCAATCCCTGTTTACAAATCTAAGCGGCGGAAAGGATATTACTCCCGAAGTTTTGAGCACCTTCGGGACAGAACAAAAAATAGATACGGATCGTTTCTGAACCTTTTAGGTCTTTTTGATGTCCGCCCAAGGTCTTTCCTTTTCTAACTGACCAGCCAATCTAAATAAAAGATCCTCTCTTCCTCTTTTGGAAGTGAATAACATTCCGATCGGAAGCCCAAGAGTTGTTTTGGAAAGTGGAACGGACATCGAAGGTTGTCCTGTAAGGTTGGCAAGTTGAGTGAAAGGAGTTCTAGAAAGATTTTTTTCTACGAGTTGGTCTACCATTCCACTGGCTAAAAGTAATTTTCCAGTTCCTATCCTTCCGATAATCTGCATTGCAATTTCTTCATATAGTTTAGGTGCAAGTTCTCCAATTTTGGCAGGCGGCTCTGCTGTTGTTGGTGTCAGATATAGATCGTAATTTTCTAAAAAGGATTCCGAGATATAAGCTGCCTCATCCCAATAGCGGATCGCCGATACAAATTCACCTGCAGAGATGGATCGACCTAACAGTCCCAAGATCCAAGTAGTAGATTCCACATCTCCCATCTTTGCTTTTCTACCCAATACTTTATCCAAACGAGAGATCTCCGAAGCAACTTCTCCGAAATACATTGTTACATATGCTTTCGCTAAACGTTTCCCATCTACTTGAGGCGAACTTTCTTCTAATTTATGGCCCAATGATTTTAAAAGTTTTACTGTGTCGTGTAACGCATCTACATGATCTTGATTGACTGGTGTCCCAATAGGAGAAGTAAAAGAATACGCTATCTTTAATTTCCCTGGAGACTTCTTCGCTTCGGAAAGATAAGAAGTTTTATTTTTCTCCATGGAGAATGCTTCTTCTATCCCAACACCCGAGACAAGATCCAAAACTGCTGCGCTGTCTCTGACTGACTTAGTAAGAACATGATCCTGAGAAGCACCTTGCCAGACTCTTCCGTAAGGGCGGACTGGAACTCTTCCTCTAGTTGGTTTTAATCCGAATAATCCGCAATAGGCAGCTGGAATTCTGATTGATCCTCCTCCGTCTGAACCGGTTGCAATAGAACTCATTCCGGATGCAACCGCTGCTCCTGCTCCACCGCTAGAACCACCTGGAGTTCTTTCTGGATCCCAAGGATTTCGAGTAGGACCGTGGAATTTTGGCTCAGTAATTCCCATTAAAGCGAATTCAGGAACATTTGTAGTGCCTATAAAAACAAAT
This window encodes:
- the ileS gene encoding isoleucine--tRNA ligase, whose product is MKEEDKKNPYSSTVILPQTDFPMKAGLSTREPDQIKTWQSEKILRKMQEKRKDRPQFILHDGPPYANGNFHTGHALNKILKDMIVKSKFFAGYQTDMIPGWDCHGLPIEVQVLKNLGKKAKEIGPEELRKLCRDYAEQYVQKQGQDLSRFLCFWEEGKIYKTMSPDFEAKIVEVFGDLFEKGYVYRGKKPVYWCIELATAHAEAEIEYYPHKSPSIYVKFPIKGQDGKFCLIWTTTPWTLPANLAISFNPKFAYSFYTTPSGEELLLADGLKEAVEKAAEVQLTKKESVSQESLSKMIFRHPFLDQDSIPLFGEHVTLDAGTGAVHTAPGHGQDDYKIGLAAGLEPYSPVDDYGRYTDEFPMMKGIKVWDANPKIVELLKQKNLLLHYSEFEHSYPHSWRSKKPLIFRATPQWFFQMDYQQLREKSLEAIDKVSWIPNWGITRIRSMVETRPDWCLSRQRNWGVPIPAFTCENCNETHLDAKSVKFFTDLVRTKGIEIWYSEPADSLLPPDTKCSKCGSSSFRKGKDILDVWFDSGVSNFAVLKERANEPPADLYLEGSDQHRGWFQSSLWPSMALRGIPPYKSVLTHGYVLDEQGRAMSKSLGNGIDPTTDIINVYGADILRLWVSSQDFRDDVKVGKEGLKIIADNYRKIRNTFRYLLGNLSGHSSDQNLAVSDLEEVDKYYLSKLALLAEELKNHYENYQFHQVYQKLLLFCTVTLSQDYFEMIRDRMYCDRRDSKTRRSSCTALQIILETLCIYSAPILSFTTEEVWKENGKKESVFTEEFPDLSTFRNKDLEAKFEEALTARETVHKSLELARQASKLGKSLEAAVEISPKSENKLQKDFSLEALELIFTVSQVSFEKSGREQLSEYSDEHFSVRVVKPKEEECPRCWRHPAEERHNGLCKRCAAAV
- a CDS encoding leucine-rich repeat domain-containing protein, giving the protein MRSIQKIGIAYLILCAAFIISDCRRPASEILNEAAKNPTSIEKLDLGLGKLGSVPPTLFNFPNLKWLDLRMNELTSLPENVGDWSNLEHLNIYGNDIEKLPASASKLSKLRFFFAGNNDFVGIPTELPATSIEAIYLDSNKIEFKESDIDIIIGFPKLEVLDLARNRKIASFPKNFGFLASHPKLRLLILKETGLKPSQIESARKLLPKVKIEF
- the purL gene encoding phosphoribosylformylglycinamidine synthase subunit PurL; the protein is MEKESVSLQDALEHGLTSEEFSKIQEILGRVPNSTELGIFSAMWSEHCSYKNSILQLKTLPTKSDKLLAQAGEENAGAMDIGRGLAVVFKIESHNHPTAVEPYQGAATGVGGIMRDIFTMGARPIVSLNSLRFGNPDEPRNKYLLSRAVKGIGDYGNSLGIAVSGGELFIDECFSKNPLVNAMTVGIVRHDQMASATTGGKVGNAVFIVGSTTGRDGIHGASFASKDLTKESESKRSAVQVGDPFMEKLLMEASLEAIQKKLLVGIQDMGAAGISCATSEMSAKGKSGMKINLDLVPFRETGMNAYEAMLSESQERMLVIPEKGKEEELVAIFKKWNLNAVQIGEVTDTGLLEVYKDGNLKAKIPAETLVLGGGAPRYVRETKRPAYLDQVSSWTPDSSPDLQEKEAGQKLLKLLNSWNISSRKPIIEQYDTEVGLVKLIGPGADGGLSAIPDTDMALATATDCNSRFTYLDPYWGAALAVCEAARNVAVTGAEPLGVTNNLNFANPYIPENYYMFSECVRGMGDACRFLGLPVTGGNVSFYNESPEGPIFPTPTIGMVGILDNQKEVVWGAPKKAGLSLALIGKFNPSLGGSEYQKAFLGKVQGKIPKFELSDEKSLLEVLVSLRKNGSLSFAKDLSLGGIGVALAKIVILSGLGIKANLSPIKQSRKDLTLFGESSGSVLIGYEKGKEESIKSLVSSKGLDFHSIGTVESDAKLQIEGYEISFASNELKSVYESGLEEIFR
- a CDS encoding flavin reductase family protein, giving the protein MSFSADEFKNSLSHFASGVTVVTFSDTTRAGGLTVSSFSSLSLDPPLVLFNLQKNIASHDPLLASGLFTVNILSSDQQELSNQFASGKIDKHELIQKLACDLGHNGVPYLNGTLSRIECELEKQVDGGDHTIVIGRVLFALSDDSKRPLLYYRRNYHNI
- a CDS encoding amidase, producing MSITKFPFDSYDSIGLADLIRKKKIQPKELLDFSEAKINRFNPELNAVVLNTIDKAREELRSGKILKGPFHGVPLLIKDLLHHVKGQKITSGSRAYKNYVPSEDSVFVSRLRNAGFVFIGTTNVPEFALMGITEPKFHGPTRNPWDPERTPGGSSGGAGAAVASGMSSIATGSDGGGSIRIPAAYCGLFGLKPTRGRVPVRPYGRVWQGASQDHVLTKSVRDSAAVLDLVSGVGIEEAFSMEKNKTSYLSEAKKSPGKLKIAYSFTSPIGTPVNQDHVDALHDTVKLLKSLGHKLEESSPQVDGKRLAKAYVTMYFGEVASEISRLDKVLGRKAKMGDVESTTWILGLLGRSISAGEFVSAIRYWDEAAYISESFLENYDLYLTPTTAEPPAKIGELAPKLYEEIAMQIIGRIGTGKLLLASGMVDQLVEKNLSRTPFTQLANLTGQPSMSVPLSKTTLGLPIGMLFTSKRGREDLLFRLAGQLEKERPWADIKKT